A genomic region of Serratia fonticola contains the following coding sequences:
- a CDS encoding GNAT family N-acetyltransferase, which produces MTILLETQRLRLRRWQDSDLLAFAALNADPEVMKYFPAPLSPTESDAQASRIRQFMHQHGWGLWAVEVKHGAPFIGFVGLSIPGDDLPCSPCVEIGWRLAKEHWGQGYASEAAQCALSVAFDTLKLAEVVSFTAESNLPSRRVMARIGMTFSGETFEHPRLPAGHPLRKHVLYRKRSPTA; this is translated from the coding sequence ATGACTATTCTCCTCGAAACGCAAAGATTACGATTACGCCGTTGGCAAGACAGCGATCTCCTCGCCTTTGCCGCGCTGAATGCCGACCCTGAGGTAATGAAATACTTTCCGGCACCGTTAAGCCCTACAGAAAGCGATGCCCAGGCCAGCCGTATTCGTCAGTTCATGCATCAGCACGGTTGGGGGCTATGGGCCGTCGAAGTGAAGCATGGTGCGCCCTTCATCGGTTTTGTCGGGCTGTCTATTCCTGGTGACGATCTACCCTGTTCACCCTGCGTGGAAATTGGCTGGCGACTGGCTAAGGAACATTGGGGCCAAGGCTATGCCAGCGAAGCGGCACAGTGCGCATTAAGCGTTGCCTTCGACACGCTCAAGCTGGCAGAAGTGGTGTCGTTTACCGCCGAAAGTAATCTTCCTTCGCGGCGGGTTATGGCACGTATCGGGATGACGTTCAGTGGTGAAACCTTTGAGCATCCGCGCTTACCGGCTGGACACCCGTTGCGTAAGCATGTGCTATACCGCAAACGGTCACCCACGGCGTAA
- the yegD gene encoding molecular chaperone, which produces MFIGFDYGTANCSVAVMRNNGAELLTLENNQPYLPSMLCAPTREAVSECLHRHWHVPTSSDENQQLLRRAISFNREEDIPVAADSVLFGLHALAHYIDDPQEVYFVRSPKSFLGANGLKPQQIALFEDLVCAMMFHIKRQAEDVLQEHIDQAVIGRPINFQGMGGEEANQQAQGILQRAAARAGFKEVEFQFEPVAAGLDFEATLHEEKTVLVVDIGGGTTDCSVLLMGPQWRDRADRQQSLLGHSGCRVGGNDLDIMLAFKQLMPLFGMGGETEKGIALPALPYWNAVATNDVPAQNDFYSAANGRLLRDLIRDAAEPEKVKRLLKVYQQRLSYRLVRVAEESKIALSHQACTHAQLAFVQPELAETISQDQFADAIAQPLMRIQEQVSAALVTSQSLPQVIYLTGGSARSPLLRTALEQQLPGIPIVGGNDFGSVTAGLARWAQTLFR; this is translated from the coding sequence ATGTTTATTGGCTTCGATTATGGAACGGCCAACTGTTCCGTTGCCGTCATGCGCAATAACGGCGCGGAATTACTGACGCTGGAAAACAATCAACCGTATTTGCCATCAATGCTGTGCGCACCGACGCGGGAGGCGGTAAGTGAGTGCCTGCATCGCCATTGGCACGTACCAACCAGCAGCGATGAGAATCAGCAACTGCTACGCCGAGCTATCAGCTTCAACCGTGAAGAGGACATTCCCGTCGCGGCTGACAGCGTGCTGTTCGGCCTGCACGCTTTGGCACACTATATCGACGATCCGCAAGAGGTGTATTTCGTCCGTTCCCCGAAATCCTTCCTGGGGGCTAACGGCCTGAAGCCACAGCAGATTGCGCTATTCGAAGATCTGGTCTGCGCCATGATGTTCCATATCAAGCGCCAGGCGGAAGACGTGTTACAAGAGCACATCGATCAGGCCGTGATTGGGCGTCCTATCAACTTCCAAGGTATGGGAGGGGAAGAGGCTAACCAACAGGCTCAAGGGATTTTACAACGTGCTGCCGCACGGGCCGGTTTCAAAGAGGTTGAATTCCAGTTTGAACCGGTTGCTGCCGGGCTGGATTTTGAAGCCACGCTGCACGAAGAGAAAACCGTGCTGGTGGTCGATATCGGTGGCGGCACCACCGACTGTTCGGTTCTGCTGATGGGGCCGCAATGGCGCGATCGCGCAGACCGCCAGCAAAGCCTGCTGGGACACAGCGGTTGCCGGGTGGGCGGTAACGATCTGGACATCATGCTGGCCTTCAAACAGTTGATGCCACTGTTTGGCATGGGCGGCGAAACCGAAAAAGGCATTGCTCTGCCGGCCCTGCCTTACTGGAATGCGGTAGCGACCAACGATGTCCCGGCACAAAACGATTTCTATAGCGCCGCCAATGGCCGCCTGCTGCGCGATCTTATCCGTGATGCCGCCGAACCGGAGAAAGTGAAACGCCTGCTTAAAGTATACCAACAGCGCCTGAGCTACCGGTTGGTACGTGTAGCGGAAGAGAGTAAAATTGCCCTGTCTCATCAGGCTTGTACTCATGCTCAATTGGCTTTTGTGCAGCCTGAACTGGCAGAAACCATCAGCCAGGACCAGTTTGCCGACGCCATTGCACAACCGCTGATGCGCATTCAGGAGCAGGTGAGCGCCGCACTGGTCACCAGCCAGAGCCTCCCTCAGGTGATTTACCTGACCGGCGGCAGCGCGCGTTCACCGTTGCTACGCACCGCGTTAGAGCAGCAATTACCGGGCATTCCAATCGTTGGTGGCAACGATTTTGGCTCGGTTACCGCCGGGCTGGCGCGTTGGGCACAGACGCTGTTTCGTTGA
- the alkA gene encoding DNA-3-methyladenine glycosylase 2, with the protein MKKKLTPSDAMKTQQQALYSALSARDRKFDGRFFVGVSSTGIYCRPVCSARTPKIENCTFYPSAAAAELAGFRPCLKCRPELAPGLALIDLGNRYAQVAVQLIEQGYLSEHSCEQLATRLGISDRHLRRIFADQFGASPIDYAQSHRLLQAKRLLADTDLPLSEVAFAAGFGSLRRFNELFKARYRLIPSVLRSSAGRQERAATCGLVFHLGYRPPYDWPRMLDFLRARAVSGVESVVGQQYLRSIAVNQNRVDYCGWVSVQPEAARNRVRVEISPSLSRVTTEVLRRIRQLFDLDAAPDRIVEALGDLAADAPGLRLPGCVSSFEQATRAVLGQLVSVKMAATFAGRMAQRWGTPLAVPYGDITHVFPEAARIAQLQPEELRPLGIQLKRAAALIEIARAVTEGRLQLDNVLDIEQGINALTALPGIGSWTASYIAMRAWSWPDVFLAGDYLIKQRFPGMTPRQIERYAERWRPWRSYATLHLWHSSQFMPLSDHQ; encoded by the coding sequence ATGAAGAAAAAACTGACTCCGAGCGATGCCATGAAAACTCAACAACAGGCGCTGTATAGCGCGCTGAGCGCGCGTGACCGTAAATTTGATGGGCGTTTTTTTGTCGGGGTCTCCTCCACCGGTATCTATTGTCGCCCGGTGTGCAGCGCCCGTACGCCGAAAATCGAAAACTGCACTTTTTACCCCAGCGCCGCCGCTGCGGAACTGGCCGGTTTTCGCCCTTGCCTGAAATGCCGTCCTGAACTGGCCCCCGGACTGGCGTTGATCGACCTGGGTAATCGCTATGCGCAGGTAGCGGTGCAACTGATCGAACAGGGCTACCTTTCCGAGCACAGCTGTGAACAACTGGCGACCCGGTTGGGGATTTCCGATCGTCATTTACGGCGCATTTTTGCCGATCAGTTCGGTGCCTCGCCCATTGATTATGCGCAATCACACCGCTTGTTGCAGGCCAAACGCCTGTTGGCGGATACCGACTTGCCGCTGAGTGAAGTGGCGTTTGCCGCCGGGTTTGGCAGCCTGCGGCGATTCAATGAACTGTTTAAAGCCCGTTATCGGCTGATCCCGTCGGTATTGCGCAGCAGCGCTGGCCGTCAGGAACGTGCGGCGACCTGCGGACTGGTTTTCCATCTGGGGTATCGGCCCCCTTACGATTGGCCGCGAATGCTGGATTTCCTGCGGGCACGTGCGGTAAGCGGGGTGGAGAGCGTCGTTGGGCAACAATATCTGCGTTCGATTGCCGTCAATCAGAACCGTGTTGATTACTGTGGTTGGGTTAGCGTTCAGCCGGAAGCGGCCCGCAACCGGGTGCGAGTCGAAATTTCCCCGTCACTGAGCCGGGTAACAACCGAAGTTTTGCGCCGTATTCGTCAACTGTTCGATCTGGATGCCGCGCCCGATCGCATTGTAGAGGCGTTGGGCGATCTGGCGGCTGACGCGCCAGGTTTACGTCTGCCGGGCTGTGTGAGCAGTTTTGAACAAGCAACCCGTGCGGTATTAGGCCAACTGGTCAGCGTCAAGATGGCGGCCACCTTTGCCGGACGGATGGCGCAGCGCTGGGGAACGCCGTTGGCAGTGCCTTATGGTGACATCACGCATGTGTTCCCGGAGGCAGCCCGGATAGCACAGTTGCAGCCGGAGGAACTGCGTCCATTAGGGATACAGCTGAAGCGTGCGGCGGCGTTGATTGAGATTGCGCGTGCGGTGACAGAGGGAAGATTGCAGTTGGATAACGTGCTGGACATTGAGCAGGGTATCAACGCATTGACAGCGTTGCCAGGGATTGGTAGCTGGACGGCCAGCTACATTGCGATGCGTGCCTGGTCATGGCCTGACGTTTTCCTGGCGGGGGACTATCTGATCAAACAGCGTTTCCCCGGCATGACACCGCGCCAGATTGAGCGTTACGCCGAACGCTGGCGGCCATGGCGTTCCTATGCCACGTTGCATTTGTGGCACAGTAGCCAGTTTATGCCCTTGAGCGATCACCAGTAG
- a CDS encoding diguanylate cyclase, protein MDISAANHPTRPKGYLLARSLLIAMTVFLLAYLCLTLSAESRRFTPLWFPTAAIVMLLYRLPPRTWPLPLIFSGVSICTASFVLFGPSWFPVKLTLINLLEASVSTLLLQRVLHPDDPLDGLASWLKFVVCAVIFTPMFSALLASSLVLEPGQSFWQPFGTWFISEAIGILALTPIGLVYRRAMLKTLNLFELLLVLMGTLTFSYLALINLPFPFTFIILPLLWAAISLPRLETFITCFATTLMVTIMISLGLLHFQDRGQFLSDMEIYLPLLLILIPAHAMAMVMHAFRVEKDHIVESETRFRNALEYSAIGMALVSPEGKWLQVNQALCKLLHYSPEALHRLTFQEITHPDDLNADLTQLQALIDGRISSYTLEKRYIRSDGEYVWTLLAVSLVRDPLGEPLYFISQVEDISELKRTEAENRHLMERITLANQAGGIGVWEWVLSEEKLNWDRRMFELYELPPDQIPTLTLWQSLLLPEDSERIGQQLAVLTESHHPFMLEFRIKTRFGGIRHIRGQGNTIFDEHGKPQRMIGTNIDMTEIKSLTEALHEEKERLHITLDAIGEGVISTDSEMRITFMNPIAEQMCGWPLELALGMPIHGVVRLTNGKEGPEVENPVQCCLQEGKTLPPDYALVLHSRDGRRFEVQESVSPLKTLEGEVMGAVLVLQDVSASRELMKKLSYNASHDALTNLQNRTSFEKRLKGAINSALDSEQQHSLVFLDLDRFKAVNDSAGHAAGDALLKEIGQLMQRQLRNSDCLARLGGDEFGLILFDCSLEQAKMLVQQMVAQIGEHPFYWEGKIYHVGASAGITQIGATSGKSSELLAQADIACYTAKHRGRGQVYIYEARQKQQMERQHELLTREEVLHMIDDQHLQLHVRATSPPKTPLAVCFYQIKVHVSPPDERILTTDAFFAAAQLYGLLAQTDRWLVSQLLEKHADAIHRKGMSITLPLATDSILDPDFQHYLLEKLANTVLPAQTLNLMVDETVILDHPEDGAAFIRRLQALGCKLIVNGFGRNLNAFDQLNGQTIDYIRIDERFITDVHCNQMDELMVSMLNGAAHRIHAQTLAGPVHQQITLTTLTAIGVDLVDGDTIALEQPLELLLNGGYFGIR, encoded by the coding sequence ATGGATATCAGTGCAGCAAATCACCCAACCCGGCCTAAAGGCTACTTGCTTGCTCGCTCGCTGCTGATCGCAATGACCGTGTTTTTGCTGGCCTATCTGTGCCTGACACTGTCGGCAGAATCCAGGCGCTTTACCCCGCTGTGGTTCCCAACGGCCGCAATTGTCATGCTGCTGTACCGTCTGCCGCCACGCACATGGCCATTGCCGTTGATATTCAGCGGCGTAAGCATCTGCACAGCCAGTTTTGTCCTGTTCGGCCCCAGTTGGTTTCCTGTCAAACTCACCCTGATCAATCTGCTGGAGGCCAGCGTCAGTACCCTGTTGTTACAACGCGTGCTGCACCCAGACGATCCTCTTGATGGATTGGCAAGCTGGCTTAAGTTTGTCGTCTGCGCCGTGATCTTTACGCCGATGTTCAGTGCGCTATTGGCCTCGTCATTGGTACTGGAACCAGGGCAGTCGTTCTGGCAGCCTTTCGGCACCTGGTTCATTTCTGAAGCCATCGGCATATTGGCACTGACCCCGATCGGGTTGGTTTATCGCCGTGCGATGTTAAAAACGTTGAATTTGTTTGAACTGCTGCTGGTGTTGATGGGCACGCTGACCTTCAGCTATCTGGCGCTGATCAATCTCCCCTTCCCCTTTACTTTCATTATTCTGCCATTACTGTGGGCAGCCATCAGCCTTCCCAGGCTTGAAACGTTTATTACCTGCTTTGCGACCACACTGATGGTCACGATAATGATCTCCCTCGGGCTGCTGCATTTCCAAGATCGCGGGCAGTTCCTGAGTGATATGGAAATCTACCTGCCACTGCTGTTGATCCTGATCCCGGCACACGCCATGGCGATGGTCATGCATGCCTTTCGGGTGGAAAAAGATCATATCGTCGAAAGCGAAACCCGTTTCCGTAATGCGCTGGAGTATTCCGCCATCGGTATGGCCTTGGTCTCGCCGGAAGGGAAGTGGTTGCAGGTCAATCAGGCCTTGTGCAAGCTGTTACATTATTCTCCAGAAGCGCTGCACCGCCTGACATTTCAGGAAATCACCCATCCAGACGATCTAAACGCCGATCTGACGCAACTGCAGGCGTTGATTGATGGCCGCATCAGTAGCTATACCCTGGAAAAGCGCTATATCCGCAGCGACGGAGAGTACGTCTGGACACTGTTGGCGGTGTCGCTGGTGCGCGATCCGCTGGGTGAACCACTGTATTTTATCTCCCAGGTAGAGGATATCAGTGAGCTAAAACGCACCGAAGCTGAGAATCGCCATCTGATGGAACGCATCACTCTGGCTAACCAGGCCGGGGGGATCGGTGTGTGGGAATGGGTGTTAAGCGAAGAGAAGCTCAACTGGGACCGGCGGATGTTTGAATTATACGAACTCCCCCCAGACCAGATACCGACGCTGACACTGTGGCAGTCCTTACTGCTGCCCGAAGACAGTGAACGCATCGGGCAGCAATTGGCCGTCCTCACCGAGAGCCATCATCCCTTCATGTTAGAGTTTCGCATCAAAACCCGTTTTGGCGGGATCCGCCACATCCGTGGGCAGGGTAACACCATTTTTGATGAGCACGGCAAGCCGCAGCGAATGATCGGCACCAATATCGACATGACGGAAATCAAATCGCTCACCGAAGCGCTGCATGAAGAGAAGGAACGTCTGCACATCACGCTTGACGCCATTGGCGAGGGGGTCATCTCCACCGATAGCGAAATGCGCATCACCTTTATGAACCCGATAGCCGAGCAGATGTGCGGCTGGCCGCTGGAGCTGGCGCTCGGTATGCCGATCCATGGCGTCGTGCGCTTGACCAATGGCAAGGAGGGCCCAGAGGTAGAAAACCCGGTGCAATGTTGCCTGCAGGAAGGCAAAACCCTGCCACCGGATTATGCGCTGGTGCTCCACAGCCGCGATGGTCGCCGCTTCGAAGTGCAAGAATCGGTTTCACCACTGAAAACCCTCGAGGGAGAAGTGATGGGGGCCGTGTTGGTGCTGCAAGATGTCAGTGCCTCGCGGGAGCTGATGAAAAAACTCAGCTACAATGCCTCACACGATGCCTTGACCAATCTGCAAAACCGTACCAGTTTCGAAAAACGGCTGAAAGGAGCGATTAACAGCGCGCTAGATAGCGAACAGCAACACTCGCTGGTCTTCCTTGACCTCGATAGGTTCAAAGCAGTCAATGATAGCGCCGGACATGCTGCTGGCGATGCTCTGCTGAAAGAAATTGGCCAACTGATGCAACGCCAACTTCGTAACAGCGACTGCCTGGCTCGGCTCGGGGGGGACGAATTTGGCCTGATCCTGTTCGATTGTTCGCTGGAGCAGGCCAAAATGCTGGTACAGCAGATGGTGGCGCAGATCGGCGAACACCCGTTCTATTGGGAAGGTAAAATTTACCATGTGGGCGCCAGCGCCGGTATCACGCAGATTGGAGCCACCAGTGGCAAGAGCTCCGAATTGCTGGCGCAGGCCGATATCGCCTGTTACACCGCCAAACATCGTGGCCGTGGGCAGGTCTATATCTACGAGGCCCGGCAAAAACAGCAAATGGAACGCCAGCATGAGCTGCTGACCCGCGAAGAAGTCCTGCACATGATTGATGACCAGCACTTGCAGTTGCACGTCAGGGCAACCTCCCCGCCCAAAACCCCGTTGGCGGTGTGTTTTTATCAGATAAAAGTACATGTCAGTCCTCCGGATGAACGCATACTGACCACTGACGCCTTCTTTGCTGCGGCTCAGCTTTACGGCCTGCTCGCCCAGACCGATCGCTGGCTGGTGAGCCAACTGCTGGAAAAACACGCCGACGCCATTCACCGTAAAGGCATGTCTATCACGCTACCGCTGGCAACGGACAGTATTCTTGATCCGGACTTCCAACATTATCTGCTGGAGAAACTGGCCAACACGGTGCTGCCCGCTCAGACGCTGAATCTGATGGTGGATGAGACAGTGATTCTTGATCACCCAGAGGATGGCGCCGCCTTTATCCGCCGTTTGCAAGCGCTGGGCTGCAAGCTGATCGTCAACGGTTTTGGGCGTAACCTCAACGCGTTCGATCAACTGAATGGGCAGACGATTGACTACATTCGTATCGACGAGCGTTTTATCACCGATGTGCATTGCAACCAGATGGACGAACTGATGGTCTCCATGCTCAATGGTGCCGCACACCGGATCCACGCCCAAACGTTGGCCGGGCCCGTGCACCAACAGATAACGCTGACGACGCTGACCGCTATCGGCGTCGATTTGGTTGATGGGGATACGATTGCCCTTGAGCAACCGTTGGAACTCTTACTCAACGGCGGCTACTTTGGTATCCGCTGA
- the mgtE gene encoding magnesium transporter, protein MSAATHNVRKVAEYRQRILSLLLNNPPLIDGILGRPGDEKELSKNALLDHTAEITRLLEDMHAADLADLLEALPQDERLALWRLVDNNKRGQTLVEVAEPVWDSLIEEMSDKDLLKAIKTLDVDEQAYLAQYLPRNLMGRLLTSLDPEKRAQVREMVQYGKDTVGWMMDFELIAVRPDVSLGVVHRFLRQRKTIPDATDKLFVTDRKNTLLGELPLTAILLNDPQTPVFKVMDSDPTTFKPEDKAEAAASAFERYDLISAPVIDAKGKLMGRLTIEEIVDVVNEESDTTLRRMGGLSPEEDVFAPVSKAVKTRWAWLAINLCTAFVASRVIGLFEHTISQLVALAALMPIVAGIGGNTGNQTITMIVRALALHQIEVGNISRLLLRELGVAIINGIVWGGIMGLVTYLLYDDLAMGGVMTLAMILNLLVAALMGVVIPMTMLKLGRDPAVGSSVLITALTDTGGFFIFLGLATIFLL, encoded by the coding sequence ATGTCCGCCGCAACACATAACGTTAGAAAAGTCGCCGAATACCGCCAGCGCATTTTGAGCCTGCTGTTAAACAACCCCCCTTTGATTGATGGCATTCTTGGCCGTCCAGGGGATGAAAAAGAGCTCAGTAAGAATGCGTTGCTGGATCATACCGCCGAAATTACCCGCCTGCTTGAAGACATGCATGCCGCCGACCTGGCGGACCTGTTGGAAGCCTTGCCGCAAGATGAACGCCTGGCGTTGTGGCGACTGGTTGATAACAACAAGCGTGGTCAAACCCTGGTAGAAGTAGCCGAACCCGTCTGGGATAGCCTGATTGAAGAGATGAGCGATAAAGACCTGCTCAAAGCAATCAAGACCCTGGACGTTGATGAACAGGCCTACCTGGCTCAGTATCTGCCACGAAACCTGATGGGCCGCCTGCTGACTTCACTGGATCCGGAGAAGCGTGCGCAAGTTCGTGAGATGGTGCAATACGGTAAGGATACCGTTGGCTGGATGATGGATTTCGAATTGATTGCGGTTCGCCCTGATGTTTCACTGGGCGTTGTCCACCGTTTCCTCCGCCAGCGCAAAACCATTCCAGATGCTACCGATAAACTGTTCGTCACCGATCGCAAAAACACCCTGCTTGGTGAATTGCCGTTAACGGCCATCTTGCTTAACGATCCCCAAACCCCGGTGTTCAAGGTCATGGACAGCGATCCCACCACCTTCAAGCCGGAAGATAAAGCAGAAGCCGCAGCCAGCGCTTTCGAACGTTATGACCTGATCAGCGCGCCAGTGATCGATGCCAAAGGCAAACTGATGGGGCGCCTGACTATCGAAGAGATCGTTGACGTGGTTAACGAAGAAAGTGACACCACATTACGCCGTATGGGGGGCTTGAGCCCGGAAGAAGACGTGTTTGCCCCCGTCAGCAAAGCGGTGAAAACCCGTTGGGCGTGGTTGGCAATCAACCTGTGCACGGCCTTTGTTGCCTCGCGGGTAATTGGCCTGTTCGAGCACACCATTTCGCAACTGGTGGCCCTCGCAGCCCTGATGCCTATCGTCGCTGGGATCGGGGGGAATACGGGCAACCAGACCATTACCATGATCGTGCGCGCGCTGGCGCTGCATCAGATCGAAGTCGGCAATATCTCGCGCCTGTTACTCAGAGAGCTGGGAGTTGCCATCATTAATGGCATCGTTTGGGGCGGTATCATGGGGCTGGTCACCTATCTGTTATATGACGATCTGGCGATGGGGGGCGTTATGACGCTGGCCATGATCCTCAATCTGCTGGTGGCAGCGTTGATGGGCGTGGTGATACCGATGACCATGTTAAAACTGGGCCGCGATCCGGCGGTCGGTTCCAGCGTGCTGATTACCGCCCTGACCGATACCGGCGGTTTCTTTATCTTCCTTGGCCTGGCGACTATTTTCCTGCTTTAA
- a CDS encoding DUF2633 family protein: MRKKTTGRMTKIVLLISLIILVGRLLYAAIVAIPYHQEKRSTSEQQRSEVRLDRQP, translated from the coding sequence ATGAGAAAAAAAACAACCGGACGCATGACCAAGATAGTGCTGCTGATCAGTTTAATCATTTTAGTCGGCCGCCTGCTTTATGCTGCTATTGTGGCCATCCCTTATCATCAGGAAAAGAGATCGACATCTGAACAACAGCGCAGTGAAGTCCGCCTGGATAGACAACCCTAG
- a CDS encoding EAL domain-containing protein has protein sequence MGILTFWNNLRDRWWGQPIVLSLLLLPVAGWLSPRLMLPDGKVYLIYLPLVVCFSLLMVYDWRALPGIVLAVLIRYSDRSGIGVDVIMTLIYLGCVSICWWGYRFQSQRRWCAGFTELKLGKYRLIWLVMMPPILFIFGLQIIIGLDLLPDELGMLSGTGNNLHALINFQAVLIGCLSSMPLFYFALRIIKKPKFARVLWGRVRREMAPSVKKGELQLWFLVLVVLVVVLAYHTADTNAMQVPDYSLTLLLPVMLYSAMRFGYQFNSIIWAATLLVLFFNYPGYVQWNNLLHNLTMISSMMLAFTLSILLASAVHTRQRMDHAKAQNASLKDPVIGLPNLRALKRDLAKAPRSTLCFLRISELDLLSRNYGMQLRIRFKQKLAGTLRTVLEQGEDVYHLPGYDLVMRLNGTDSEAKVAKIQGTLEKFRLVWNGLPIHPPLGISYCGVYSEVEHLHLLLGELSSLAEMSLTSGRPENMQNDHHAAQDEIKRKVALLHWVQRSLDNDGFMLMAQPIVGVRGDVYHEILLRMLDDEGNIVPPNEFLPVVHEFGLAYQLDMWVLRQTLMFMDAHRQVMPSSRFAVNLSPSSLCRPSLCQDVRTALEQYQIEPYQLVLEVTESHLVQDVKYAKSSLKELRQLGCRIALDDFGTGYATYDRLKELHVDILKIDGSFVRDMLTSKVDYQIISSICKVALMRRLSIVAEYVESAEQRDALKSLGVDYMQGYFMGKPQPLASLVPETLPKEDEESR, from the coding sequence ATGGGTATTTTAACGTTCTGGAATAATTTACGTGACCGTTGGTGGGGGCAGCCTATCGTGCTGAGCCTGCTACTGTTGCCTGTTGCTGGCTGGTTATCGCCACGCCTGATGCTGCCTGATGGTAAAGTCTATCTGATCTATCTGCCTCTGGTGGTCTGCTTCTCGCTATTGATGGTTTATGATTGGCGTGCGCTGCCAGGCATCGTGCTTGCCGTTTTGATCCGCTATTCCGATCGTTCCGGCATCGGGGTGGATGTGATCATGACCCTGATTTATCTGGGGTGTGTGAGCATTTGCTGGTGGGGCTATCGTTTTCAGTCGCAGCGCCGGTGGTGTGCGGGTTTCACCGAGTTGAAACTCGGCAAATACCGGCTTATCTGGCTAGTAATGATGCCACCGATATTATTCATCTTTGGTTTGCAGATTATCATTGGCCTCGATTTGCTGCCTGACGAATTAGGGATGCTTTCAGGTACCGGCAATAACCTGCATGCGCTGATCAACTTCCAGGCCGTGCTGATTGGCTGCCTCTCTTCCATGCCGTTGTTCTACTTCGCCTTGCGTATTATCAAGAAGCCAAAGTTTGCCCGCGTTCTGTGGGGGCGAGTTCGTCGTGAGATGGCACCCTCGGTAAAAAAGGGCGAATTGCAGCTGTGGTTTTTGGTATTGGTGGTGTTGGTGGTGGTATTGGCTTATCACACGGCAGATACCAATGCGATGCAAGTCCCAGACTACAGTCTGACGCTCTTGCTGCCGGTCATGCTCTACAGCGCGATGCGGTTTGGCTACCAGTTCAATAGCATCATCTGGGCGGCAACGTTACTGGTGTTGTTCTTCAATTATCCGGGGTACGTGCAGTGGAACAATTTACTGCATAACCTGACGATGATCTCTTCGATGATGCTGGCTTTCACCCTCAGTATTCTTCTGGCTTCTGCCGTGCATACTCGTCAGCGGATGGATCACGCCAAGGCGCAGAACGCCTCGCTGAAAGACCCGGTGATTGGTTTGCCAAACCTGCGTGCCTTGAAACGCGATCTGGCTAAAGCACCGCGTTCTACACTCTGTTTTCTGCGTATCTCCGAGTTAGATCTGCTGAGCCGTAACTACGGTATGCAGTTGCGTATTCGCTTTAAACAGAAGTTGGCAGGAACGTTGCGGACGGTGTTAGAGCAAGGCGAGGACGTTTACCATTTGCCGGGATACGATCTGGTCATGCGTCTGAACGGTACCGATAGTGAAGCCAAGGTGGCGAAAATCCAGGGAACGCTGGAAAAATTCCGTTTGGTATGGAATGGCTTGCCGATCCATCCGCCGTTAGGGATCAGCTATTGTGGCGTGTATTCAGAAGTGGAGCATCTGCATTTGCTGTTGGGGGAACTGAGTTCCCTGGCAGAAATGTCGCTCACCAGTGGTCGGCCAGAGAATATGCAAAACGATCATCACGCGGCACAAGACGAGATCAAACGTAAAGTCGCTTTGCTGCATTGGGTACAGCGTTCGCTGGATAACGACGGGTTTATGTTGATGGCCCAGCCGATCGTCGGCGTTCGTGGCGATGTTTATCACGAGATCCTGCTGAGGATGCTTGATGATGAAGGCAACATTGTGCCACCCAACGAATTTCTGCCCGTCGTTCATGAGTTTGGCCTGGCCTATCAGTTGGACATGTGGGTGCTGCGTCAAACGCTGATGTTTATGGATGCTCATCGGCAAGTGATGCCAAGTTCGCGTTTCGCCGTTAACCTGTCTCCGTCTTCGCTGTGTCGCCCGAGTCTGTGTCAGGATGTTCGCACGGCGCTGGAGCAATATCAGATCGAACCTTATCAGTTGGTGCTGGAAGTCACGGAGTCACACCTGGTTCAGGACGTTAAATATGCCAAAAGTTCGCTGAAAGAGCTGCGCCAGTTAGGTTGCCGCATTGCTCTGGATGATTTTGGCACTGGCTACGCCACTTACGATCGTCTTAAAGAATTGCATGTGGATATCTTGAAGATCGACGGCAGTTTTGTACGGGATATGCTGACCAGCAAAGTGGATTACCAGATTATTTCGTCAATTTGTAAAGTGGCGTTGATGCGAAGGTTGTCCATTGTCGCTGAATACGTGGAATCGGCGGAACAACGCGATGCGCTGAAAAGCCTGGGTGTGGATTATATGCAGGGCTACTTTATGGGCAAACCCCAGCCGCTGGCGTCTTTAGTCCCTGAGACATTGCCAAAAGAAGACGAAGAGTCACGTTAA